Proteins co-encoded in one Anopheles moucheti chromosome X, idAnoMoucSN_F20_07, whole genome shotgun sequence genomic window:
- the LOC128307210 gene encoding uncharacterized protein LOC128307210, with protein MSAAVHLVHDGMLLFLLLIGGLIALVKPVTGSSLALCEGGQTCLPPKECCAQGCCYLYAPPGAPRVPMANNDHVLSLLFVNHWYFWCFVLAIVLALLCTCSLWKKRRQLCGWDTSARHSQSEGDSAGSCYAPPQYSRCNSFHIHAPPPYTEVASKPDLYPLVFSYTDPGKGNGANYLMVQYFRNYIVQPVGSISGTSTVDSLSSSFICNANEANTLVPPPYSRAASPDLTMSFRNYLMPRSASQQVCLTAFDRSTGGAAQTGQVQGSRSQASYQRDDDSLLDQHQQQQQQQCMLSREQQRDETGPSDGTFVTSTINHTSISSNNVSLMECPESERGAGSYHPRRTNFMDHGPTQQSMSSSSSAANNPATDCSGLVQCAEQQRMVAGSTESFTSLPGPPFEVGQQAHNSNSIHPANRYTGHLDGTSDNCDLNIMQSNFDHQRNTALVCKLCCSMGDITAGTPADRRSYHTKDLSALHKSLETCCHVNLHGNRDAPRLSSLQPTDSDDSMLHTDVVRKHDARMRNSCGVSSVGSNVSSLVNLDASSSPPRATSPTAEVRELLEQIRLLHSDGTDVQGAGPTGLDAGDVQLFDSDASQQRPSGSDQRPTGGQSSYRRPSSLIGRRTKLWSKPATQHGGSRGMYIPISFTQSFMAPGTNGRHLRSPASMSSAASSFLNRGRSRYCWMSKSAPTTPGAAPGSFAGGTLSDNRPLLLTEQEEDGEQNV; from the exons ATGTCAGCGGCCGTGCACTTGGTCCACGATGGGATGCTCCTCTTCCTGCTGCTAATCGGTGGACTCATCGCGCTAGTCAAACCA gtgACTGGATCGTCACTGGCACTGTGTGAAGGTGGCCAGACATGTCTTCCGCCGAAGGAATGTTGCGCCCAGGGCTGCTGCTACCTGTACGCACCGCCTGGTGCACCTCGTGTACCGATGGCGAACAACGACCATGTACTGAGCCTGTTGTTTGTGAACCATTGGTACTTCTGGTGCTTTGTACTGGCCATCGTACTGGCACTGCTCTGTACGTGCTCGCTATGGAAGAAGAGGCGACAACTGTGCGGTTGGGACACCTCTGCAAGGCACTCACAGTCGGAGGGTGACTCTGCCGGGTCCTGTTACGCACCACCACAGTACAGTCGGTGCAACTCGTTCCACATACATGCACCGCCACCATACACCGAG GTTGCATCCAAACCCGACCTATACCCGCTCGTCTTTAGCTACACAGACCCGGGCAAGGGTAATGGTGCCAACTATCTAATGGTGCAGTACTTCCGGAACTACATCGTCCAGCCGGTCGGTTCCATATCGGGCACCAGCACGGTCGACTCCCTGAGCTCCAGCTTCATCTGCAACGCCAACGAGGCGAACACACTAGTACCTCCGCCATACTCGCGTGCCGCCAGTCCGGATCTGACGATGTCGTTCCGGAACTATCTAATGCCACGTTCGGCCTCGCAACAGGTATGCCTTACTGCGTTCGATCGGTCGACGGGTGGCGCTGCCCAAACCGGGCAGGTGCAGGGTTCACGTAGTCAGGCCAGCTATCAACGGGACGACGATTCGCTACTCgaccaacatcagcagcagcagcagcagcagtgcatGCTCTCACGCGAGCAACAGCGCGACGAAACGGGCCCGTCGGACGGCACTTTTGTTACCTCTACAATCAATCACACTAGCATAAGCAGTAACAATGTGTCCTTAATGGAGTGTCCGGAGAGTGAGCGTGGTGCCGGTAGCTACCATCCACGCAGGACCAATTTCATGGACCACGGACCAACTCAGCAGTCGATGAGCAGCAGCTCCTCTGCAGCAAACAACCCTGCCACCGATTGCTCCGGGTTAGTGCAGTGTGCTGAGCAGCAGCGTATGGTGGCGGGCTCCACGGAATCCTTCACATCACTTCCCGGCCCACCGTTCGAGGTGGGCCAGCAGGCGCACAATAGCAATAGCATACACCCGGCGAACCGATACACTGGTCATCTGGATGGTACCAGCGATAACTGTGATCTCAACATTATGCAATCGAACTTCGATCATCAGCGAAATACGGCGCTAGTGTGCAAGCTCTGTTGCTCCATGGGGGACATCACGGCCGGAACGCCGGCTGATAGGCGCAGCTACCATACCAAGGATCTGAGCGCGCTACACAAGAGTCTGGAAACCTGTTGCCATGTTAACCTGCACGGTAATCGCGACGCTCCACGGTTGTCGAGCCTCCAACCGACGGACAGTGACGATTCGATGCTGCACACGGATGTTGTGCGCAAGCACGACGCTCGAATGCGTAACTCGTGCGGTGTATCGAGTGTCGGATCGAACGTCTCAAGCCTTGTTAATCTGGACGCCTCCAGCTCACCGCCAAGAGCGACCAGCCCGACGGCTGAAGTACGCGAATTGCTGGAACAGATACGTCTGCTGCATAGCGACGGTACCGACGTGCAGGGAGCCGGCCCAACCGGTCTGGATGCTGGCGATGTCCAGCTATTCGACAGTGATGCCTCGCAACAACGGCCTAGTGGTTCCGACCAACGGCCGACGGGCGGGCAGTCGAGCTACAGACGGCCATCCTCGCTGATCGGTCGGCGTACCAAGCTCTGGTCGAAACCGGCCACCCAACATGGCGGAAGCAGGGGCATGTACATACCAATCTCCTTCACCCAAAGCTTCATGGCGCCGGGTACGAATGGTCGGCATCTTCGCAGCCCTGCCTCGATGTCCAGCGCGGCCAGCAGCTTTCTGAACCGTGGGCGTAGCCGTTACTGCTGGATGTCCAAATCGGCACCCACAACGCCCGGTGCGGCACCGGGCAGCTTTGCCGGCGGTACGCTCAGTGATAACCGGCCACTGTTGCTAACCGAGCAGGAGGAGGACGGTGAGCAGAACGTCTAA